A stretch of the Thiomicrorhabdus xiamenensis genome encodes the following:
- a CDS encoding urea amidolyase associated protein UAAP1, which produces MPEAPSYNGFVWKELIPAGAHWSGVIRRGTVLRMTDLQGGANVSMLINNLEVKNERYNMPDTLKAQKTAFLTTPNMCFSDMGRVMCSVIADTCGWHDTIGGLSNANMLQKKYGTKTYQEAHNDYFKNGHDSLINELEKWGLNESDIMPNLNWFSKVRVEDDGSMTFVENNSAAGDYVDLRFEMDCIVSLSTAQHPMDPSPEYNPKPVELSVYKAMKVEQDDPCRLHRGENERAYYNTKVFYGENPND; this is translated from the coding sequence ATGCCTGAGGCACCTTCTTACAACGGTTTTGTTTGGAAAGAATTGATTCCGGCAGGGGCTCACTGGTCGGGTGTCATTCGCCGCGGTACGGTGCTGCGTATGACTGATCTGCAGGGCGGAGCGAATGTTTCGATGCTGATCAATAATCTGGAAGTGAAAAATGAACGTTACAACATGCCGGATACGTTAAAAGCGCAGAAAACCGCTTTTTTGACCACGCCGAATATGTGTTTCAGTGATATGGGACGTGTGATGTGTTCGGTGATCGCTGACACCTGCGGTTGGCATGACACTATCGGCGGATTGTCCAATGCGAATATGCTGCAGAAAAAGTACGGTACGAAAACTTATCAGGAAGCGCATAACGACTATTTCAAAAACGGTCACGACAGCTTGATCAACGAGCTGGAAAAGTGGGGTCTGAACGAAAGCGATATTATGCCGAACCTGAACTGGTTCAGTAAGGTTCGTGTCGAAGACGACGGCAGCATGACGTTTGTCGAAAACAACTCTGCGGCTGGCGACTATGTTGATCTGCGTTTCGAAATGGATTGCATCGTATCTCTGTCCACGGCGCAGCATCCGATGGATCCAAGTCCGGAATACAACCCGAAACCGGTCGAGTTGAGTGTCTATAAAGCCATGAAGGTCGAGCAGGACGATCCTTGTCGTCTGCATCGAGGAGAGAACGAGCGCGCTTACTACAACACCAAAGTTTTTTACGGAGAGAACCCAAATGACTAA
- a CDS encoding urea amidolyase associated protein UAAP2, with protein sequence MTKFDENRIVYREVVKAGDPWMHEVKAGQYFRIVDLEGNQAVDTLFYNAADQAERYSATDTIREQGKIYLTTGSELMSNRGNKMLTIVDDTCGRHDTIGGACSAESNTVRYAIEKRHMHSCRDSFLMALGSCSCNHGKTMKKEDLSSNINFFMNVPVSPDGHLDFDDGISAPGRYVEMKADMDVLVLVSNCPQLNNPCNGYNPTPVEMIIWE encoded by the coding sequence ATGACTAAGTTTGACGAAAATCGAATCGTTTACCGCGAAGTGGTAAAAGCCGGCGATCCGTGGATGCACGAAGTCAAAGCCGGGCAGTATTTCCGTATTGTCGACCTGGAAGGAAATCAGGCGGTCGACACGCTTTTCTATAACGCTGCAGATCAGGCCGAACGCTATTCGGCTACCGACACCATTCGCGAGCAGGGCAAAATTTATCTGACAACCGGTAGCGAACTGATGTCCAACCGCGGCAATAAGATGCTGACGATTGTCGATGACACCTGCGGTCGCCACGATACCATCGGCGGCGCCTGTTCAGCGGAGAGCAATACTGTCCGTTATGCGATCGAAAAGCGCCATATGCATTCGTGTCGTGACTCTTTCCTGATGGCTTTGGGAAGTTGTAGCTGCAACCACGGTAAAACCATGAAAAAGGAAGACCTGTCGAGCAATATCAACTTCTTTATGAACGTGCCGGTTTCACCGGACGGGCATTTGGACTTCGATGACGGTATTTCCGCTCCAGGCCGCTATGTCGAGATGAAAGCGGATATGGACGTGCTGGTGCTGGTGTCTAACTGTCCGCAGTTGAATAACCCGTGTAATGGGTATAACCCGACGCCGGTCGAAATGATTATCTGGGAGTAA
- the atzF gene encoding allophanate hydrolase has protein sequence MSEIDLRLDALKNAYQEKTLTPREVVSHLLEKATAYKEHNIFITLLDESDLEPYLSKLEQSDPQSLPMWGVPFVIKDNIDLAGIPTTAACREYTYKAQQSAKVVELLIDAGAIPIGKANMDQFATGLVGTRSPYGVCHNAFDFEMISGGSSSGSAVALALNLCSFSLGTDTAGSGRVPAAFNNLVGLKPTKGLLSSSGLIPAVRSQDVISVFALNAQDAAQVFDVVAQFDEADEFSRELSDLTPPVWNKQPVIGIPDAASLVFDGDKQAQANFEQTVATLRSEGFQLVEVPFADWLDTAKLLYGGAWVAERYVAIEDFIEQHEADMDPTVATIIAGARSLSAADAYKGSYKLQQAQRKTALLWKASGIDCMMTPTTPTIYSIKQLEEQPIEHNSMLGTYTNFMNLLDYAAVAMPTGFRDDQLPCGVTLFAPAGSDKALLQLTDALHGKFVSTSGAKGLPVPAPNSDGFADGRVIPLAVVGAHLSGFPLNQQLIERGATLLEETKTAPKYRFYELNERPILKPGLVKQPEGGESVALEVWAMPKEHLGSFLALIPSPLGLGKVELIDGREVVGFICEPYGIEGAREITETGGWRNWMAQRPQES, from the coding sequence ATGTCTGAGATCGATTTACGTCTGGATGCTTTGAAAAACGCCTATCAAGAGAAAACCCTGACGCCACGAGAGGTCGTATCGCACCTGCTGGAGAAGGCGACGGCTTATAAAGAACATAATATTTTCATTACGCTGCTCGACGAAAGCGATCTGGAGCCTTATCTGAGCAAACTTGAGCAGAGCGACCCGCAGAGTCTGCCTATGTGGGGAGTGCCGTTTGTCATCAAGGACAATATCGACTTGGCGGGCATTCCAACTACGGCTGCCTGTCGCGAGTATACCTACAAGGCGCAGCAGTCAGCCAAGGTAGTTGAGCTGTTGATTGATGCCGGTGCCATTCCGATCGGTAAAGCCAATATGGACCAGTTTGCAACCGGTCTGGTCGGTACGCGTTCGCCTTACGGTGTCTGTCATAATGCTTTTGATTTCGAAATGATTTCCGGCGGCTCCAGTTCCGGTTCGGCGGTCGCTCTGGCGTTGAACCTGTGCAGTTTCTCGCTCGGAACCGATACCGCCGGCTCCGGGCGTGTGCCTGCGGCTTTTAACAACCTGGTTGGTTTAAAGCCGACCAAAGGCCTGCTCAGTTCAAGCGGATTGATACCGGCGGTGCGTTCGCAGGACGTCATCAGCGTGTTTGCGTTGAATGCGCAGGATGCCGCTCAGGTATTCGATGTGGTGGCTCAGTTTGATGAAGCGGACGAATTCAGTCGTGAATTGAGCGATCTGACCCCGCCTGTCTGGAATAAACAGCCGGTGATCGGAATTCCTGATGCCGCGAGTCTGGTTTTTGATGGCGATAAGCAAGCGCAGGCGAATTTTGAACAGACGGTGGCGACTTTGCGCTCGGAAGGCTTTCAACTGGTGGAAGTGCCGTTTGCCGACTGGCTGGATACCGCAAAACTGCTGTATGGTGGTGCCTGGGTGGCGGAACGTTATGTTGCGATCGAAGATTTTATCGAGCAGCATGAAGCGGATATGGATCCGACCGTAGCAACAATTATTGCCGGTGCGCGTTCTTTAAGCGCCGCCGATGCCTATAAAGGCAGCTATAAATTACAACAGGCGCAGCGCAAGACAGCCTTGCTTTGGAAGGCGTCAGGTATTGATTGCATGATGACGCCGACTACGCCGACGATCTATTCGATCAAACAGCTTGAAGAACAGCCGATCGAGCATAATTCCATGCTCGGAACCTACACCAATTTTATGAACCTGCTGGATTATGCGGCGGTGGCCATGCCGACCGGTTTCCGTGACGATCAGTTGCCGTGCGGCGTGACGCTGTTTGCGCCGGCCGGTAGCGATAAGGCGTTGTTGCAGCTAACCGATGCGCTGCACGGGAAGTTTGTTTCCACTTCCGGGGCTAAAGGGTTGCCGGTTCCCGCTCCGAATAGTGACGGCTTTGCCGATGGTCGGGTCATCCCTCTCGCGGTTGTCGGCGCGCATTTGAGCGGTTTTCCTCTCAATCAGCAGTTGATCGAGCGCGGTGCAACCTTGCTTGAAGAGACCAAAACTGCGCCGAAATACCGTTTCTACGAGTTAAATGAACGTCCGATTCTGAAACCGGGACTGGTTAAACAGCCCGAAGGTGGTGAATCGGTTGCTCTGGAGGTTTGGGCCATGCCGAAAGAACATCTCGGCAGTTTTCTGGCCTTGATTCCGTCGCCGTTAGGACTGGGGAAAGTCGAATTGATCGATGGCCGAGAAGTGGTCGGGTTTATCTGCGAGCCCTACGGAATCGAAGGCGCCAGAGAGATTACCGAAACCGGAGGCTGGCGCAATTGGATGGCGCAACGACCGCAAGAGAGCTGA
- a CDS encoding CopG family ribbon-helix-helix protein codes for MKRPSTLIRTSASLPEEVLNELEWLTGQRKLKNRSALLVDLIRKEASAFRQDHTNEVMAGTCTLVYDHSIAGLQQSLNQLKHKYVAEIISTTQVQLMDQHTLEVNLMQGPAQLLKRISDEMMSFKGVKNSNLYLTHSALPPIHTTTDVSRLTQEKKHA; via the coding sequence ATGAAAAGACCTAGCACCCTAATTAGAACCAGCGCGTCGCTACCGGAAGAGGTCCTCAATGAACTTGAGTGGCTGACCGGTCAGCGCAAGCTGAAAAACCGCTCCGCCCTGTTGGTTGACCTGATCCGTAAGGAAGCCTCGGCTTTCCGTCAGGATCATACCAATGAAGTCATGGCGGGAACATGTACGCTGGTTTACGACCATTCGATTGCGGGTCTGCAGCAAAGTCTTAATCAGTTAAAGCATAAATATGTCGCGGAAATTATTTCCACCACACAGGTTCAGCTGATGGACCAACATACGCTGGAGGTCAATCTGATGCAAGGGCCAGCGCAATTACTTAAACGGATCAGCGACGAGATGATGTCTTTTAAAGGCGTCAAAAACAGCAACCTCTATCTGACCCATTCGGCGTTGCCGCCGATTCATACGACGACGGATGTCAGTCGTTTAACACAGGAGAAAAAACATGCCTGA
- a CDS encoding MBL fold metallo-hydrolase gives MKKLCTRILALSLAPLVLAGCANREVNPRFSASFYQDGVFASAMDQQNLGFTETSKILWELFVQDTQGLEPENGQIPVHRLSREDLLAMPEGSVVRFVHSTLLFRLDNRFVLTDPVFSERTSPVPFFGPKRFHDLPITLDEMPFIDILILSHNHYDHLDEPTLRALKDRIGHVYTTLGIKSHLLNLGFDPSQVSELDWWEAAENDTLKITVAPAQHFSGRGLFDRNKTLWASWVIKSAQYNLYFGADSGYFDGFREIGERLGPFDMTFLENGAYNQRWRKIHMMPEETVQAHLDLGGKWLFPIHNGSFKLSMHPWKEPFERISKAAAGKGVKATFPIMGEVTSLQNPAGQSAWWQQ, from the coding sequence ATGAAAAAACTGTGCACAAGAATTCTGGCGCTGAGTCTGGCCCCCTTGGTATTGGCCGGCTGTGCAAACCGGGAAGTGAATCCGCGCTTCAGCGCCTCTTTTTATCAGGATGGTGTTTTTGCCAGTGCAATGGATCAGCAGAATCTAGGCTTTACCGAAACCAGCAAAATCCTTTGGGAACTCTTCGTGCAGGATACCCAGGGACTGGAACCCGAAAACGGGCAGATTCCGGTACACCGATTAAGCCGAGAAGATCTGTTGGCCATGCCGGAAGGTTCCGTAGTGCGCTTTGTGCATTCGACCCTGTTGTTCCGTCTGGATAACCGTTTTGTTCTGACCGATCCGGTCTTCTCAGAAAGAACCTCGCCGGTGCCTTTCTTTGGACCAAAGCGTTTTCACGACCTGCCGATTACGCTTGACGAAATGCCGTTTATCGACATTCTGATTCTGTCACACAACCACTACGACCACCTCGACGAGCCGACACTGCGCGCACTTAAAGACCGGATCGGTCATGTATATACCACTTTAGGCATCAAGTCACACCTCCTGAATCTGGGTTTCGATCCGTCGCAGGTCAGCGAACTGGATTGGTGGGAGGCGGCCGAGAATGACACTCTGAAAATTACCGTTGCGCCGGCGCAGCATTTTTCGGGACGCGGCCTGTTTGATCGAAATAAAACACTCTGGGCGTCCTGGGTAATTAAAAGCGCGCAATACAATCTGTATTTCGGAGCCGACAGCGGCTACTTTGACGGTTTCAGAGAGATAGGAGAGCGTCTCGGACCTTTTGACATGACCTTTCTGGAAAACGGAGCCTACAATCAAAGATGGCGAAAAATCCATATGATGCCGGAAGAAACCGTTCAAGCGCATCTGGATCTGGGTGGTAAATGGCTATTCCCGATTCACAACGGAAGCTTCAAACTTTCCATGCATCCATGGAAAGAACCTTTTGAGCGCATCTCAAAGGCAGCAGCGGGAAAAGGCGTAAAGGCAACCTTCCCGATAATGGGAGAGGTTACCTCGCTACAGAATCCGGCCGGGCAATCCGCCTGGTGGCAGCAATAG
- a CDS encoding ABC transporter ATP-binding protein, translating into MNSHPLNEWITPEIQDRNERILKRPPVLDIQKLHKSFEHKGKPVEVLREIDFTAYKREFICVVGPSGCGKSTLARLVAGLETIDDGQILMDGAAVNAPGPDRGMVFQSYSLFPWMTVKDNVMFGMVESGMSKLTAESEALQWIDLVGLEKFADSYPHQLSGGMKQRVAIIRALANQPKVLLMDEPFAALDPKNRLKMQQYLLEIWQNIDITIFFITHDLDEAIYLADRILVLDAHPGRVKEVVNVPLPRPREEETFLSPAFMATKAYLESLVHHEDEEVEDMEDKLKMVRMVSVNSEVPDIF; encoded by the coding sequence GTGAATAGTCACCCTCTGAACGAATGGATTACGCCCGAAATTCAGGATAGAAACGAACGTATTCTGAAACGTCCGCCGGTACTGGATATCCAGAAACTGCATAAATCTTTCGAGCATAAAGGCAAGCCGGTCGAAGTCCTGCGCGAGATCGATTTTACCGCCTACAAAAGAGAATTTATCTGCGTTGTCGGGCCATCCGGTTGCGGAAAGTCGACGCTGGCCAGATTGGTGGCCGGTCTGGAAACCATCGACGACGGACAGATTTTGATGGATGGCGCAGCAGTCAATGCACCGGGACCGGATCGCGGCATGGTCTTCCAAAGTTATTCGCTGTTCCCGTGGATGACGGTAAAAGATAACGTTATGTTCGGAATGGTTGAGTCGGGAATGTCGAAATTGACGGCCGAATCGGAGGCTTTGCAGTGGATTGATCTGGTCGGTCTTGAGAAGTTTGCCGATTCCTATCCGCATCAGCTTTCCGGGGGGATGAAACAACGTGTCGCGATTATCCGCGCTCTGGCAAATCAGCCGAAAGTTTTATTGATGGATGAGCCTTTTGCGGCACTGGATCCGAAGAACCGTCTGAAAATGCAGCAGTATCTTTTGGAGATCTGGCAGAACATCGATATCACGATTTTCTTTATCACTCACGATTTGGATGAAGCCATCTACCTGGCTGACCGGATTCTGGTTCTCGATGCGCACCCGGGACGCGTTAAGGAGGTCGTGAATGTTCCTCTGCCGAGACCGAGAGAGGAAGAGACGTTTTTGAGTCCGGCTTTCATGGCAACCAAAGCCTATCTTGAAAGCCTGGTGCACCATGAGGACGAAGAAGTCGAAGATATGGAAGACAAGTTAAAGATGGTGCGAATGGTCTCCGTGAATTCTGAAGTACCGGACATTTTCTGA
- the uca gene encoding urea carboxylase, translating into MFSKVLIANRGAIATRIIRTLKQMNIQSVVLASDADRASLHVREADEVIFLPGNVATETYLNVPFILEEAERLGVEAVHPGYGFLSENTGFADACEAAGIRFIGPRAEHIRDFGLKHTARELAIQAGVPLLPGSGLLDSIEHALQEAEQIGYPVMLKSTAGGGGIGMQRCNNAQELSDAYEQVERLSQNSFGQSGLFLEKFVVNARHIEIQIFGDGRGEVVSFGERDCSLQRRNQKVVEETPAVGISREQVAEMEAHAVKLGKVVDYKSAGTVEYVYDADQQAYYFLEVNTRLQVEHGITEAVRGVDLVEWMIRVAYDETLPLSADQIPVAQGHAIEVRVYAEDPFKNFQPSTGKLTGWEMPKECRVDTWCERGVEVSSFYDPMLAKIIVKGTDREDAVTRMQTALENTRIDGFETNAAYLEALCGNDAFRQADGLYTHFLNSFMHTPNTVEVTQPGTHSMIVSYPGRVGYWDIGVPPSGPMDALSHRLANRCLNNALDAATIEMTVSGVGLTFDVDTVICITGANVQPTLDKELIPQWQAVKVKAGQQLKTKVIKDAGQRAYLAVLGGFDVPDYMGSKTTFSLGGFGGHGGRLLRAGDVLRVPVVPIPEDLLTLPQQTIPTFGNAFEIGVIYGPQGTPDFFTEEDIEKFFNCDWEVHYNSSRTGIRLVGPKPQWARKDGGEAGLHPSNIHDNPYAIGAIDFTGDMPVILAQDGPSLGGFVCPATIIEAEQWKMGQLRPGDKIRFRPVTIEQAEQALKDQEAAIDSLQTPTVAELSFLASPTEQSCIAHEVSSDAHEFGVKYRRSGDSHVLIEYGRMELDLALRFRIQVLFERLKEYRDNQADWAFLKDLTPGIRSLQVHYDPRKISQNELIDKLIALEEEISSGKDLTVKSRIVRLPLSWDDPSTRLAIEKYMTTVRPNAPWCPSNIEFIRRINGLDSIEDVKRIVFDAKYLVMGLGDVYLGAPVATPLDPRHRLVTTKYNPARTWTPENAVGIGGAYMCVYGMEGPGGYQFVGRTIQMWNAYHRTRFFTEEKPWLLNFFDQIHFYPVSEEELAQARLDFPLGRFSIDIEETELSLNAYQAFLEENSSSIDEFKQTQGAAFEAERLYWEESGLANFEAETAQDEIQSEGLGELPDGFEAALSPITGSVWKLQAKPGDKVQEGDTIAILETMKIEVAVEAEIAGTVTEILVNEGDLIQTGQALMVLEENENV; encoded by the coding sequence ATGTTTAGCAAAGTACTCATTGCCAATCGTGGCGCTATTGCCACCCGCATTATCCGCACCCTGAAACAGATGAATATACAATCTGTGGTGCTGGCATCCGATGCCGATCGCGCATCGCTTCATGTGCGCGAGGCGGACGAAGTGATTTTTCTGCCGGGCAATGTGGCCACCGAGACCTATTTGAATGTGCCATTCATTCTCGAAGAGGCGGAACGTCTGGGCGTGGAAGCGGTACATCCCGGTTACGGTTTTCTGAGTGAAAATACCGGCTTTGCCGATGCCTGTGAAGCCGCCGGTATCCGTTTTATCGGGCCACGTGCGGAACATATCCGCGACTTCGGTTTGAAACATACGGCCCGCGAACTGGCGATTCAGGCGGGTGTGCCGCTGCTGCCAGGTTCCGGTTTGCTGGATTCGATTGAGCATGCCTTGCAAGAAGCGGAACAGATCGGTTATCCGGTTATGCTGAAAAGTACCGCCGGGGGCGGCGGAATCGGTATGCAGCGCTGTAATAATGCCCAGGAATTGAGTGATGCCTACGAACAGGTCGAACGCCTCAGTCAGAACTCTTTTGGTCAGTCGGGACTGTTTCTCGAGAAGTTTGTTGTCAATGCACGTCATATCGAAATCCAGATTTTCGGTGACGGCCGTGGTGAAGTCGTCTCTTTCGGCGAGCGTGACTGTTCATTGCAGCGCCGTAACCAGAAAGTCGTTGAAGAGACACCGGCCGTCGGTATCAGCCGCGAACAGGTCGCTGAAATGGAAGCGCATGCGGTCAAATTAGGAAAGGTGGTCGATTATAAATCCGCCGGAACGGTCGAGTATGTATACGATGCGGATCAGCAGGCGTATTACTTTCTGGAGGTGAATACCCGTCTTCAGGTTGAGCATGGTATTACCGAAGCGGTGCGCGGGGTTGATTTGGTCGAATGGATGATTCGTGTTGCTTACGATGAAACCTTGCCGCTTTCTGCCGATCAGATTCCGGTTGCGCAGGGACATGCGATCGAAGTGCGTGTTTATGCCGAGGATCCATTCAAGAATTTCCAGCCGAGTACCGGTAAATTGACCGGCTGGGAAATGCCTAAGGAGTGTCGTGTCGATACATGGTGCGAACGCGGCGTCGAGGTCAGCTCATTCTATGATCCGATGCTGGCGAAGATCATTGTTAAAGGTACGGATCGCGAAGATGCGGTGACTCGGATGCAAACCGCTCTGGAAAACACGCGTATCGACGGATTTGAAACCAATGCCGCCTATCTGGAAGCTTTGTGTGGCAATGATGCGTTCAGACAGGCAGACGGACTTTACACCCATTTCCTGAACAGTTTTATGCACACGCCGAATACGGTGGAAGTGACGCAACCGGGAACCCATTCGATGATCGTCAGTTATCCGGGACGCGTTGGTTACTGGGATATCGGCGTACCGCCTTCCGGGCCGATGGATGCCTTGTCGCACCGTCTGGCCAACCGCTGTCTTAATAATGCGCTGGATGCCGCGACGATTGAAATGACGGTGTCTGGTGTTGGTCTGACTTTCGATGTCGATACGGTGATCTGTATCACCGGGGCGAATGTGCAGCCGACGCTGGATAAAGAGCTGATTCCGCAATGGCAGGCGGTAAAAGTGAAGGCCGGCCAGCAGTTGAAAACCAAAGTGATCAAGGATGCCGGTCAGCGCGCTTATCTTGCTGTGTTGGGTGGTTTCGACGTGCCGGATTATATGGGCAGTAAAACGACTTTCTCGCTGGGCGGATTCGGTGGCCATGGCGGCCGTCTGCTCCGAGCGGGGGATGTTCTGCGCGTGCCTGTTGTTCCTATTCCGGAAGATCTTCTGACATTGCCGCAGCAAACGATTCCGACCTTCGGCAACGCGTTCGAGATCGGTGTCATTTACGGGCCACAGGGAACGCCGGACTTCTTTACCGAAGAGGACATCGAAAAATTCTTTAACTGCGACTGGGAAGTACACTACAACTCAAGCCGTACCGGGATTCGTCTGGTCGGGCCTAAGCCGCAATGGGCGCGTAAGGACGGCGGGGAAGCGGGGCTTCATCCGTCGAATATTCACGATAACCCTTATGCGATCGGTGCCATCGATTTTACCGGCGATATGCCGGTCATTCTGGCGCAGGACGGCCCGAGTCTGGGGGGCTTTGTCTGTCCGGCGACGATTATCGAAGCCGAACAATGGAAGATGGGGCAGTTGCGCCCGGGCGATAAGATCCGTTTCAGACCGGTGACCATTGAACAGGCCGAGCAGGCGTTGAAGGATCAGGAAGCGGCTATCGATTCTTTGCAAACTCCGACCGTTGCAGAACTGTCTTTCCTTGCTTCGCCGACGGAACAGTCGTGCATTGCACACGAGGTTTCTTCCGACGCGCATGAATTCGGCGTTAAATACCGCCGTTCCGGTGACAGTCATGTCTTGATTGAATACGGCAGAATGGAGCTAGATCTGGCGCTGCGTTTCCGTATTCAGGTATTGTTCGAACGTCTCAAAGAGTATCGCGATAATCAAGCGGATTGGGCGTTCTTGAAGGATCTGACACCGGGAATTCGCTCCTTGCAGGTGCATTACGATCCTAGAAAAATTTCTCAGAACGAACTGATCGATAAACTGATCGCACTGGAAGAAGAGATCTCTTCCGGTAAGGATCTGACGGTGAAAAGCCGTATTGTTCGTCTGCCGCTGTCCTGGGATGATCCGAGCACGCGTCTGGCGATCGAAAAATATATGACCACGGTGCGTCCGAACGCGCCATGGTGTCCGAGCAATATCGAATTCATTCGCCGTATTAACGGTCTGGACTCGATCGAAGACGTCAAGCGTATTGTCTTTGACGCCAAATACCTGGTTATGGGGCTGGGCGACGTCTATCTGGGCGCGCCTGTCGCGACGCCGCTGGACCCGCGTCACCGTCTGGTGACCACCAAATACAATCCGGCGCGTACCTGGACGCCGGAAAATGCCGTCGGTATCGGCGGCGCCTATATGTGTGTTTACGGTATGGAAGGGCCGGGCGGTTATCAGTTCGTCGGTCGGACCATTCAGATGTGGAACGCCTATCACCGTACCCGCTTCTTTACCGAAGAGAAGCCGTGGCTGCTGAATTTCTTCGATCAGATTCACTTCTATCCGGTTTCCGAGGAAGAGCTGGCACAGGCGCGTCTGGATTTCCCGTTGGGACGCTTCAGTATCGATATCGAAGAGACCGAGTTGTCGTTGAATGCTTATCAGGCCTTCCTGGAAGAAAATAGTTCCAGTATCGATGAATTTAAGCAGACTCAGGGCGCGGCTTTTGAAGCGGAACGTCTGTACTGGGAAGAGTCCGGGCTGGCGAATTTTGAAGCCGAAACGGCGCAGGATGAAATTCAAAGTGAAGGTTTGGGTGAATTGCCGGACGGTTTCGAAGCCGCCTTGTCGCCGATTACCGGCAGTGTCTGGAAACTGCAGGCCAAACCGGGCGATAAGGTGCAAGAGGGCGATACCATCGCCATACTGGAAACCATGAAAATCGAGGTGGCGGTCGAAGCGGAAATTGCCGGAACCGTGACTGAAATTCTGGTCAACGAAGGTGATCTGATTCAAACCGGACAGGCGTTGATGGTGCTGGAGGAGAATGAAAATGTCTGA
- the glk gene encoding glucokinase — translation MVRILAGDVGGTKTVLALYQSDQGELTEIRKETYPSGRHTRFEDLLLEFLGSDSLIDAATFGIAGPIKSQRCITTNLPWIIDAAEIADELNIPQVHLLNDLEAAAYGILRLDHFHELNPDAHEEAGHIAVIAAGTGLGEAILFYDGRDYHAMPTEGGHCEFAPQDALEDQLLVFLRQRFNGHVSLERILAGDGFGNLYDFLKSINFAEANAELEAQMQQTDRNAVISRAGLQQEDVLCSEVMRLFCRIYGAEAGNLALKCLPRNGVYIAGGIAPKIRPALESGGFLEGFLDKGRMTHAIEHIPLRIVDNPEAPLLGAAHYASKQLAIK, via the coding sequence ATGGTTCGAATTCTTGCTGGCGATGTTGGCGGTACCAAAACCGTACTCGCGCTCTACCAGAGTGACCAAGGAGAATTGACAGAGATCCGCAAGGAAACCTATCCCAGCGGGCGCCATACGCGTTTTGAAGACCTGCTGCTGGAGTTTCTCGGTTCCGATTCACTGATCGACGCAGCCACCTTTGGAATCGCCGGCCCGATCAAGTCTCAGCGCTGCATTACCACCAACCTTCCGTGGATCATAGATGCCGCAGAAATCGCTGACGAGCTGAATATCCCGCAGGTACATCTGCTCAATGACCTGGAAGCGGCCGCTTATGGTATTTTGCGACTTGACCATTTTCACGAGCTCAATCCTGATGCCCATGAGGAAGCCGGACACATTGCCGTGATTGCTGCCGGTACCGGACTGGGTGAAGCAATTCTGTTTTACGATGGACGGGACTACCATGCCATGCCGACCGAAGGCGGTCATTGCGAGTTCGCACCACAAGATGCGCTGGAAGACCAGCTGCTGGTCTTTTTACGCCAGCGCTTCAATGGCCATGTCAGTCTGGAGCGGATTCTTGCCGGCGACGGTTTCGGCAATCTGTACGACTTTCTCAAAAGCATCAACTTCGCCGAAGCCAATGCGGAACTGGAAGCACAAATGCAGCAAACCGATCGCAATGCCGTCATCAGCCGCGCAGGCCTACAGCAGGAAGATGTGCTGTGTAGCGAAGTGATGCGTCTTTTCTGTCGTATTTACGGCGCCGAAGCCGGTAATCTGGCGTTGAAATGCCTGCCGCGCAACGGTGTTTATATCGCCGGCGGCATCGCCCCCAAAATCCGTCCGGCACTCGAATCCGGCGGTTTTCTCGAAGGCTTTCTCGACAAAGGGCGGATGACACACGCCATCGAACACATTCCACTGCGCATTGTCGACAACCCGGAAGCTCCGCTTCTCGGTGCCGCGCACTACGCTTCAAAACAGCTTGCAATCAAGTAA